DNA sequence from the Candidatus Saccharibacteria bacterium oral taxon 488 genome:
TCTGACTCGATCATTTCCAGAAGCCGCGGCACCTCGTCTTCTGATTCCAGATAGACTGACTTGAATCCAAATTCGAGCAGACTTTGATCCTCCAACGAATCAAAAGTTGCAAGGTCAATGATGGCCCACGAGTAGCAAAACGGCTTTGATGCTCCCCGAACCCGGAAATTCTTTGTCCACTCAACATCGAGCGCAGCCACGAGACTTCGTTCTCGACTAAACGGGCGCTCTGGCTCACCAAACGGGCGTTCCGCCCACTGCAAGTTTGTTCTCAGGTGCATCGACTTATGTATTCTCCTAGAGACGATTTTAACTCACATAGATGCTTTTACCAAGGCTCTTAAGAATAGTTACCTGAAGGGATAATATTACGAATCCTGATAGCACAAAACTCCAGTTTAAGGACACCATTTCTTGCACCCAAAGATCCGAGTAGCTATTGCTTTATTTGCACAGCTAGCTTATATTTGCAGTAAATATGAGCTCAGAATTCAAGCCATTGCCGCGTTTCGACCTAGGACAAACACATCCCCTTGGCCCCAATCCGCTGGACGGCTCCAAGAAGGAGAACGCAGCGATGACTAGTGATGCTGCAACAGCAGAGTCATGGATAAGTTATAACTTGCCGCACATCGAAGCCCTCAAAAGCAAGGCCCACGAACCTGGGATTCCTTGGCTTGTTAAGGTTTTTCGAGTATGGCGCGCAAATAGGGCTATCGAAAAACGGAATAAAAAGACCTTTTCCAACATCGGCATAACGGCCGTTCACTTAATGGAATGCGATCGGACGGACGGGAAGCGACTCGTCATCGTCCGAAAGGAGAAAGATGAGGATCCGAGGGTGGTGCTTGAGCCCACTATACCTTATCCAAAGCTTCGCCAAGAAGGTCGGCATAGCAGCCAGCGGCGATGATAAACCTGCTCGACATATTATAATAACTTGCCCCGACCTTCCCCCACCAGTAACTTCACTGGAATATGCCGACTTAGCTACTTCAAAATTCGCGATGCCCAGGAATTATTTCCTCAAAGACTCCTGCGCATCATCAGCGGCGAAGCGGATCGGGTACATACTCGCTTCTGGAAATTCTCTTTTGAGTTCGGCAGTCAAATCCTTGTAGTGCATATCGGGTTTCTGCTTCAACAGCCTAGTTGCAGCCTGAAACAGGCTATCATAAAGCCTATCCTCCTCGTACAACATGTCCTCGATATTCTGCATTACGGTTCTTTCCTCTGCTTTATTTGGATCAGCACCAACATCACCAGCACTAATATGATCTGTCTCTGGAAGCTTCAGATCCTCCATATTATCTCCTGTCTCCGTTCACTTGGATTATATCGTGGTGGGGGTGGCTGGGATCGAACCAGCGACCAACAGGTTATGAGCCCGCTGCTCTAACCGCTGAGCTACACCCCCATGAGCGATATTATACCGTAAAAGCAGCCGGGTGAGAAGTGCCGTCAATTTACCCCACTACCGACCGTCAAGCTGCTCGTGCATTCCTGAGGGCAGTGCGCACCATCCTAATTCCATCCCTATTTGTCTGTTTTTGTTCCTCAGTTAACGGACCCTGTCCTGATGCGTCATGTACTTGTTGCGTGCGTGTATCAAACGCTGCAAGATCACTGCGCCGACGAGGTCGCGGCTTCTCATCCGCAGAGACGTTCTGACCAGACGGCGGTTCAAGCCCAAGTGCCAATCACACTTTATAATATGACCAGCCCATTTCATCGACAAGCTCATCAACCTTCTTCCACTCCTCCGCGGTCAATTCACGGCCCCGCTCACCAGTCTGCGATAGTTCACTCATAACTAGTAAATATCATATTTTGCCCATAAAAGCAATACTACCTCAGCGCCACAACCCCCACTACAAAAAGACTCCCGCATGAGCGAGAGTCTTTGAGGCACCTGTTTGTTTGATACCATTGTACCGGTAACGAGGTGTATAATGCAAGTGCTTATTTCTTCTTTTTGATCGTCAAAAAGCCATTGCGTGGGTTTTCGGTAACGATCCGATCAGCTGGCAAGTCGCATGGCTCGCCCTTGGCGTTCTTTTCAACCTTGGCGAAAAAATAAATCGTCTGCGTTTTGCCACCGCGCAGCGTGACTTCGGTTTTATGCAAGTAGTATGTAATGCCTTTTGAGTTTGTGTGCTTATAAGCCATTCGTATACCTCCTGTTAGTACTATACTATTCTAGATTAGCGCCTCTGTTGACCTCTGTCAAGCCTAAAGCGGTTTCTGACGGTACCGAAGGAGTAATTTCAACACCGCCAAAGCCACCAGTCGAGCAATAATAATCAGCATAATTACCCCTGTTACTACCAATGACCAGCCCGCCAAGTCCGATGACCAGAGTGGCGGCACAAATGTCTGATAATACGGCGCGGTGGCAGGCGGCGTAAATTTGAGGTCAAGCGACGAAGCGGCCGGGTACTTTGCCCATTCATCATTGATACAGCTGACGTAGCGCGGGTCGGCCGTAGCATAAAATCGTCCCCAACCGCCAGCCTGGGCTCGGGCGTCGCAGACTTGGCGGACTTTAGCGACCGTGTCGTTGCTGGATCGAGAAGCCGACTTTGACTCGAACTCTTTCCAGGCTGCCTCGTAAGCCCGCTTGTACGAGTGCTCCAGAGCGATGCGACCTGGGTCGGCGTTCATGTGTGCAACCACGTAGCGCTGCAAGTCATACACCCGCCGCTCCAGCGCCCCCTCGTCGCCCTCCTTGTCAGTGTTAATGACGGCGTCACGGCGCTCGATCATGCCAATATTATTTAGCCTGAGGAATGTCGCGCTGACAAACGACGCCATCACCAGCAAAATGACTAGCTGCCATGTCTTGATTTCTTCTAGCCGCCGGATCGCCCGACGCGTGCCTCGCTTATCTGCCATTCCCCCACCTTTCTCAAGTCCATTATACCAAAGATAGTGGGCGAATGCGACACGGGGCCAGTGTCAGTGGTATAATGACGCTATGAGGATTTATTTTTCGGGAATTGGTGGCGTGGCGATCGGGCCACTGGCAGAAATGGCCATCGGCGCTGGACACGAGGTCTGTGGCTCTGACCGAGCGGCCGGCTTGATGACGGAAGCGCTCAGACAGGATGGAATTACCGTGTCGTTTGACCAGTCAGGCGAGTTTTTACATAGCGAACATCAGCAGTCTCCCTTTGACTGGTTCGTGTATACGGCGGCCCTGCCGGCGGATCATCCAGAGTTGGTACTAGCGAGGCAGCTAGGGATTCGCACCAGCAAGCGTGACGAGCTACTCGCTCAGATTATCACCGACAAGCAGCTCAAGCTCATCGCTGTCACCGGTACGCATGGCAAGACGACGACGACCGGTATGCTGGTGTGGACGTTGCAGCAGCTTGGCGTGCCGGTGAGCTACTTGGTTGGCTCGACGCTTAGTTTTGGCCCAAGCGGTCGGTTTGATCCGGCCAGTCAGTTTCTGGTGTACGAATGCGATGAATTTGACCGCAATTTCCTCCACTTTTCGCCGTGGCTGAGCCTCATTACCTCAGTTGATTATGACCATCCCGATACCTTTCCGACGCCAGATGATTACCGAGCGGCGTTTCGGCAATTTGGCGAGCAGTCGACGCGGGTGATCACGTGGCGCGAGGACGCTGACGTGTTTACTCCGGCCAATGTTATGGTACTCGAACAAACTGATCCCCAGATAACGCTGGCTGGCGAACACAACCGGCGTAACGGCACGCTGGCAGCACGGGCAGCGATGCTGGTGCGAGAGGCGGCTGCCCTTGAGATTGAGGCTGAGGCGATTATCACGGCGCTCAATACTTTTCCGGGTACGGGCCGGCGCTTCGAGAAGTTGGCTGACAATCTCTACACCGACTATGGTCATCACCCATCGGAGATTGCCGCTACGCTACAGCTGGCGCATGAGCTAAACGACCGCGTGGTGCTCGTCTACCAGCCACACCAAAATATTCGCCAGCACGAGGTTCGTGAGCGCTACACTGATGAGATTTTTACCCATGCCAGCGAGATATATTGGCTGCCGACGTACTTGACCCGCGAAGACCCGAACCTGCCGGTGCTGATGCCGGAGGAATTGACGCGCCAATTGACGACGGACAAGGTACATCTCGCACAGCTGGATGAGGCGTTGTGGCACACGATTGAACAGCAACGAGCGCGCGGTGCGCTGGTACTCGGTATGGGTGCCGGAACAATCGACGGGTGGCTGCGCGAGCAGTTAGGCCGCAGCGCCTGATCACGGTTCGCCTACTCGTCAGACTCACCACCAAGCGCCGCCCGGATATCATCATATGAAAATCCTTGACGCGCTAGATACGCCATGAACTTTTGCTGATCACCAGCGTATTTATAGCGTTTTTTAGCGATAATTTTTCGCAGCTCCTCGTCGTCTGAGCGGATATTTTCGCTGATTAGTTGCTCTATCGTCTCGCGGTCAATTCCCTTTTGCGCTAGTTCCAATTTGAGCCGCCTGACACTCGTGCCTTTTTGCAAGAATCGATGCTCCAGCCAAAAGCGGGCAAACTTCTCATCATCGAGGTACTGTTTCTCGATCAGCCGCGCCAGCACCCGCTCGGTAATTTCCGGCTTCACGCCTGGACGCTCGGTAATTTTGCCAGTCTTTGGCGAGCGTTTCTTAGTCGGCCTGGTTTTACGCCACAGATAATCGCGCATTTCTTTAACCGAGCGCGGCCGCGCCAAGCAATACTCCATGGCGCGGGCGTACAACTTACCAAACTGGCTCTCGTCCTCTAGTGCTGTCAATTCGTCGTCAGTATATTCGCGCCCGACCTTCAGCCCCAGCTCGCCCACCTGAAAGACATCGAGGCTAAAGCGGTATTTGCCGTCAACACTAACATTAACGCGGTTTTTATCGCGAGTTTGGAGAGAGATGTCAGTGATTTTCATGAAGCTATTATACCGCGAAGACGGTGGGCTCGCTACTGGCAGAGGCTACTCGACTACCTCGACAACCTTACCATGCACGCCGTTATAGCAAGCAGCGGCACGCGGCTCAGTGATGACCGGTAGTTGCCCTGGGATAGCGCTCATATTAACGTCGTCCAGCGTACCAGCCTCGACACAACCAAGCGTGATGTGCGGGCGGAACCCATCAACATCCAGCCCTGGGTGAATACCATCCAGTGCCGCGAGTAATTGCTGACGCGCCTCAACCATCCAGGCAGTTTTCTGCGTGCGCAGCTCCACCCAAACACAGTTGCCTGCTTTATCTGGCAAGAAGTTAACTCCATCAAGTGCCAGCCTCCCGAGGACCGGCAGTGCCGCAGCGGCCGCCTTGAGGCGTGGCATATCCTGCTCGGTCACGTTAATCAGTGTCACGTGTGGGATAAACTCACCAAAGTCAAGGTTCATTTTTTCTGACAGCTCTCGAAGATATGCATTCTGCTTATCATCAAAGACGAGGCTGACTGACGCCATATGTTTTTCGACTGGATATGCGGTTTCTGCTGCGCGCATTAGTTTTCTCCTTCTTTTACGTTATCGCGAACCTTCTGAGTAATTTCTGCTAAAACCTCAGGATGTTCTTTCAGATACAATTTTGTCTTGTCGCGGCCCTGGCCAATGGTCTCGCCGTTATACTTGTAAAAGGCACCTGACTTTTCTATGATACCATGTGTAGCTGCCAAATCCAGAATATCACCAGTTTTAGAGATGCCTTCGTTATACATAATATCAAACTCAGCAATGCGGAATGGCGGCGCAATCTTATTTTTCACCACCTTGATCTTAGTGCGGTTACCGAGGATATCATCGCCAACCTTGATCTGCCCGATCCGGCGAATATCCACCCGCTGCGAGGCATAAAACTTCAGCGCGTTACCACCCGTCGTCGTCTCCGGATTACCAAACATCACGCCAATCTTCATGCGAATCTGGTTGATGAAAATCACCGTCGCTTTCGACTTGTTGATGATACCAGTCAATTTGCGCAGCGCCTGGCTCATCAGCCGTGCCTGCAGCCCCATGTGCGAATCACCCATATCGCCGTCAATTTCCGCTTGCGGCGTCAGTGCTGCCACCGAGTCCACCACAATCAGATCCACCGCGTTTGAGCGCACCAATGTTTCGGTAATCTCCAATGCCTGCTCACCGTTGTCTGGCTGCGACACTAGTAGATTTTCGGTGTCCACGCCCAACCGCTTGGCATAGCTCGGGTCAAGCGCATGCTCAGCGTCGATGAACGCTGCCGTGCCGCCCTGCTTTTGGATTTCAGCAATAGCATGTAGCGTCAAGGTTGTTTTACCGCTAGACTCTGGGCCGTAAATCTCAATGATGCGACCCTTTGGATAGCCGCCGCCTAGCGCCAAATCAAGGCTCAACGAACCCGATGGGATCACTTCAACGTCAACTTTGTGCGCCTCGCCGAGTTTCATGATCGAACCATCACCAAACTGCTTGGTGATCTGATCCATGGCCAGGCCCAATGCCTTTAATTTACCATTATCAATCTTTTTTTCTGGCGCCTGAGCCGTGCCAGTTGCGGCGTCTGTTTGGTGTTTATTATCGGTTTTCGCTGCGCTAGCCATACCTCTCCCTCCGTTATCTTATGTTGTATAGTATACCATAAATCAAGCACCTACCACGAGTGGTGAAACTTTGCTATAATGAACACATGAAACGACAAGCAGGCTTTACGGTCATTGAGGTACTGGCAGCGATTATATTTCTCGGCGTGGCCACAGCAGTGGCGTTCACCCAGCTAGTGACAATCCAACGCGAGCACCAAAACGACCGGAAAAAAACCGCCATTAATGCCGTGCATTACAGCCTCGAAGAAGCCTATTACAAACAGCACGGCTCTTATCCAGAAAAAATTACCGACGAGACACTGCCAACCATGGACAAGGAGCTACTCACAGATCCGAATGGTAAAAAGCTGGGCGACAATGGCAGCGCCTATCGCTACGAGCCGACTAATTGCCAAAGCGGTAAGTGCAAATCATATTCGCTCAGAGCCACGCTTGATGGCGAGGCGGATTTCGTCAAAGACAGCCGCCACAAATAGCTAAATTATAGTCAAACTAATCGTAGCAGACGGGCCGACCGTTCTTGAAGGCCTCGATGGCGTTGTTGAGGATGGCCACTTGGTGCTTGGGATTGGCCACGTAGTGAAAAATATAAGTTGTCTCCTCACCCTCAGTACTGAGGCGAATCGTGCCGTAGTTAAAGATCGTCTGGGCGATGCCGGCCTGGAAAAAGCTGGCGTCCTCAATGCTGCCGAGACTCACTGTCTGTTCATGACGAACGAAGAGGCTCTGTTGGATTTCCTGGATGACGCTTTCATTAGTCATGAAAAAGTGATTCTGTAGATACACCCACAGGGTGATCGCACCGCCCAGCACCACCAAGGCAACGAGCAGCAGCGCAATACCCAGCACCGCTCCCGGATTCACCGCCGGAAACAGCGGAATATTAGCGGTCAGCGACGAGAACGAGGCCGCAAATACCAGCAGCACCACGACCAACAGGAGAGTGATGGCTGTAGGAATGACCATGCCGATCGGGTGGCGCTTGATGTCGAGGATGACATACTCGCCCTCGCTGAGATTGAGCTGCGGATAATCACGAACGGACTGGTCGTGGCGCGCCTTGGTCTCTGGGCTGACTGCGGGAACGGTCGGCTCAAGCGGCCGCGCAGCATGAACAACATTTGGTTCGTTAGCGTATTGGGCACGAATCTGTGGATTGAAGTTTTGCCCCTCAATCATCTCTGGCTGGATGGTGACGTGCGAGGTTGGCTGTGGCTCAATCGGTGGCGCGGTCGTCACCGGTGGCGGTGTCACAGCAGCCGGCGGATGATGATACAACGGCCGACCGTCAGAATCATACGCAACCGGCTGGGTATAGTCAGGCTCAGGGTTAGTCTGGTTCGGATTCATTAGTTCTAGTATAGCATATCGGCCGGATTATGCGACGTCACGGGCATGTTTTGTCCGATTGTTATGGCGTGGATTACGCTGCGCCACCCGCCGCAGATCCTCGTGCGCATCAAACTCGTCAATGATCTTATGCCCCAGCATCCGCTCCATCACATCCTCCAGGCTGACGATACCAACCGTCTCGCGAAACTCATTCACCACGATGAACAAGTGATGCCGCACTCGCAAAAACGCCGCCAGCGCGTGCTGCAATGTCTGATCCTCGCGGATATAATACACCTTTTTCTCCATGACCGCTCGCACTCGCCTGCTCGTTGATGAACGATTAATTGTCAGTAGGTCCTGAATGTATAGCATCCCTACCACATGATCAATATCACCCTTCGTCACCGGGAAGCGGCTATGTCCGGTCTTGTGCAGCGCGTCCAGCACCAGGGGGCCTAGTACCTCGTCATGATCCACTGTATCAATCACGCTACACGGCGTCATCACTTCCTTGACCGGCACCGTATCAAACGACAGCACGCCGATGACCATCTTTTTCTCATCCTCGCTAAGCGCCTCACCCGCCTGCTCGACCATGGCGACGAGCTCTTCTTTTGACTCAATATCATAGCCGTCATTGGGCATCGGCGCCACCGAGCGAATCATCGCAAACAACGTCGGAAACTTCTCGATCAGCGCCAAAATTCGCCCCTCATACCGCTCGTAAAGCCGCTGAGAATATTGTTGCCATAATGAAATCCGCGCCACTGCTCCTATCTCCAATGCGATCACTAGCGAGATAATAATACCCAGTAGCCAATGAAACAACTCCACACCGATGACACTGAGTGTCACCAGCAGCACCGCCGCAATCACCCGCTGCAATGAGAAAATATCCCGCATCAGTGCATGTCGCTTTAACAAATGTTGCGCATCCTGATCACCGCGACGTGCTCGCCGCTGCAGCTCGAACTTGCTATGTGACGAGGCCTGCGGATGGACGCCCATGACCATTACGAGCACTATCAGCACCATCACATACAAAATTCCTAGCAAAATATCGCTCATGCTGTTCATTGTATACTTTTTATGCTATAATAGCCAGAGTTAATTTGGAGGAACTATGAACGGAAAAACCTGGGCTATCTTTGCAATCGTTGTCGCGGCTGTCGTCGGTGGTATGATTTATCTGTCAACACAGAATCGCTTGAATGTCAGTGATATCTCGCGCGACGCCGCCCTGCGCGTTATGCCGGCCGAAGCACGCACTGGCGACATCGGTGAGCACACTAT
Encoded proteins:
- a CDS encoding CBS domain-containing protein; translation: MSDILLGILYVMVLIVLVMVMGVHPQASSHSKFELQRRARRGDQDAQHLLKRHALMRDIFSLQRVIAAVLLVTLSVIGVELFHWLLGIIISLVIALEIGAVARISLWQQYSQRLYERYEGRILALIEKFPTLFAMIRSVAPMPNDGYDIESKEELVAMVEQAGEALSEDEKKMVIGVLSFDTVPVKEVMTPCSVIDTVDHDEVLGPLVLDALHKTGHSRFPVTKGDIDHVVGMLYIQDLLTINRSSTSRRVRAVMEKKVYYIREDQTLQHALAAFLRVRHHLFIVVNEFRETVGIVSLEDVMERMLGHKIIDEFDAHEDLRRVAQRNPRHNNRTKHARDVA
- the recA gene encoding recombinase RecA, whose amino-acid sequence is MASAAKTDNKHQTDAATGTAQAPEKKIDNGKLKALGLAMDQITKQFGDGSIMKLGEAHKVDVEVIPSGSLSLDLALGGGYPKGRIIEIYGPESSGKTTLTLHAIAEIQKQGGTAAFIDAEHALDPSYAKRLGVDTENLLVSQPDNGEQALEITETLVRSNAVDLIVVDSVAALTPQAEIDGDMGDSHMGLQARLMSQALRKLTGIINKSKATVIFINQIRMKIGVMFGNPETTTGGNALKFYASQRVDIRRIGQIKVGDDILGNRTKIKVVKNKIAPPFRIAEFDIMYNEGISKTGDILDLAATHGIIEKSGAFYKYNGETIGQGRDKTKLYLKEHPEVLAEITQKVRDNVKEGEN